The Branchiostoma floridae strain S238N-H82 chromosome 6, Bfl_VNyyK, whole genome shotgun sequence genomic interval CTATAATCTTTTCCATTGATTACTAGGTACTACAGGTAAAAAGATaaaggctgtaggggcagtgggttgttatccactgtgtctaggtaTAGGATGGTGGAGCACAACCCTCTCCTCCAATGCCTTTTACCTTCCAAACggaagtcagatacccatttttgCAGCTGGGTGGAGTGAgcaaagtcatgttaagtgcctttcaaaagggcacaagatcggtcaACCACCCTACAAGCCTCATTctggggaagggctagcaatcCCTCCCTGCTAGTAAAACACTAACTAGTGACTAAGGAAATTTGCACATTGTGCCACAAGTccctaaaactagtaaaagggTCTGAATGAACAAACAACCAAACGAACCTCTATGCCCTCCCTGTTCATGGCCACACTGTCCATGTTGAGGATGGCCTGTTTGATGGTCCTGGGGGGCGGCAGGTTGGTCAGGCCGATGTTGATCTGGTTGGACCGCTTGGCGTCCAGGACAATCACCTCGTTCTTCCCCTTCCCCTCGCCGACTTTCTGTAttaggcaacattttcaaagtcacatacaatgtatattttagGAAATGTACTTAAGGTCTGGTCTTATTCAATCTGTTATATTATGACGGCACAATGACATTTAATCTTTTCTAGCTGCTTTTGAATCTACAATCGATACATTCAATTAGaaaacacatacaatgtatatgatgtACACTACCTGAAGCATAGCATCTGACCCTTCCAAAATAGAACATTTCAATGAAAGAGGTTTGATGCTTATGGCCTGAACAGTGTGCTATAATTTCTGAAAGCTTAAACCAAAAATAGAAACATTTGGACACAAATCTGAGTTGTGTCAGGTTACtaaaatacaatatgtatagCACTTACCTTTGGTGTCTGCTCCTTGGTTCTGGACTCAAAGAGGTGCTCCAGCTTGTCTGTATCCAACTGGAACTTCACACCTCTCAATGTGTCCCACAGACTCCCCTTGGTAGCATTGGCCACCGTGGGCGGCACATAGTGGTTCACCTCCTTCCAGAATAGCCGCAccgttttcttcttcttcactgGAATGGCACTGTTCTTGGGCGCAGGACCGAGGTGGCTGGACCCTGGTGCTttaggaggaggagggggagggggcgccccagggggtgggggtggcccgccgggtgggggagggggcgggggtGCCCCAGGAATGCcaggagggggaggaggaggggggaCTCCACCTGGGAATACAcatggaggagggggagggccgCCGAATaagttgggaggggggcggggtgGGTATCCGTCAGTTGATGTCTCCATCCCATGAAACGGCGACAGAACGTCCATATCGTCATCTCCAATCAAGTCTCTAAAGTCCATATCTTTGATAACAAGTTCCCTGTCTGTGTTCATGAGGTTTTCCCAGAGCTGGTCTTGTTCGCTCTTTGGTGGAGGCGGGggtttcttctcctccttcttTTCCTCCACCTTCATGGCCTGAAGTCCGTTCACTATCTTGTCCTCATCAAGTATTGCACCAGATTTTAATTTCTCCGCAACAGCAGCAACTTTTCCCTTGGACGCGATCTCCGGCTGTTTCTTTTCCGTGGGGCTCGATACGTCCTCCTTCTGTTTTTGCTGCACTTTTTCCATCCGACTGGAAATGGTCTCCGATGTTTCGATTGAGAGTCTTCTCTTTTCCTTTGCCTCTTTTGATTCGTCTTTTGATTCGTCACTGTCTTCATCCTCGTCGCCCATCTTTCCTTCCCTGTTTTGTGCATAAAACATGGCCAGCATCCAGCGCTTGTTACTGGTCAGGCCGCCAGACTGGGCGGAGGGGGAGACCGGACCCATGTCAGGACTCGTTGGTGTCACCGGTTCATCGGACACACTTTCCGTTCTCTCATCTGTAGGAAGAAAGTTTGCAAAATCATAAAATTATTCAATAGGTAAGAAGAGACATCTTTAACCTTCTCAAACCTGATTAAAAAATTAAAGTAATACAAATTTGAAGCCTGAGACTATCTCAGCAAGGAGAAGGTTAAAGTAAGTTCATCGATCAAATTTTATAACTTATTACTAGCTCTTGGTGTTAAATTTACAATGTTTAGTAATTAATTTTTCAAGTAGTGATTAAtcaagtagttttaaaaatcaattaGTTATCAAACTTTTTTACTTTAGTTTAGAATACAAAATTACTTTGGATCATGCTGATTAGTGAAGTAATTTTGGGATTAAACATCAATTACATGTAAGCCTGTCTTAACCTTTTCCAAGCCACCCAACCTCATGACCAATACAAGCTTGGTACCAAAGGCTACCTCGGCAGGGAGAGGGTTAAACATTACCAGGCTTACATAGAAATTGTAACATTGGGTTTAGATCATGACTAGGGGTTCTTtctagtaatacatgtaataccaaGTCCTCATTTTGTTCAATCCAGTGTTTTGTGCTAAACCTTTCAAAGTCAAAATGCTTCAATTGgtaattcatatacatgtagtgcacAGTAACTGAAAGTGCAGATAAATACAAACATTGCACACTTCTACAACACTGGGATTGAACAAAACCAGGAGTAGGGTGAGTTGGTGGGTTGATGGGTTGTTAAGGTGAGTAAGGGGAAGGTGCTACAGTGTACAAAAAGCAAAGATAAAGCCGTGCTGGCACCCACCACGCCTCCGAGACACTGCGAAGGTTCTACCACCGGGTGCACCATGCTCCCCACTGGCATGCAAGAGTGGAGAAGAAGACCTATTGTCCACCACTTCAGAACTCCTAGGGGTGCCATCAGCCATGCAATCAGTGGAAGTGCTACCAGACAAGCCTCTAGTAGTATCGTGGTATCTGTCCATGCTGCCGCGGTGCGAACGCACCAGGCCCTCTCCGTTCATGCCATCTCTAAAGTCATTGTACGATCTCCGTGCAGACTCCACCGATCCGTTGGTAAGTTTGGAGCGGTTGGAGGGTACGTACGGGGGAGGAATGTCAGATTCTACATGGCCGTTCATGCCTTCCCCTTCTTCATTCAGATAAACGGGTTTAGCGACTACGGGACCATTCGACTTTCTGTCGTCTCCATTTACAAAAACAGCTTTAGACACTACTCTTCTATTGGCATGCTCATTTTGGTGGTTAGTGTACACATGTTTAGGTTGTGAGGAGTCCTTGTTCCCACACTCTGGCCCGTTCATGCTACTGGACCTGTTGTTGTTACTGTTTCTAGAGAGTACGGAATCAGACACAGAATGGCGGAAGCTAGACCCTGACTTTGTGGAGTCAGAGTCCCTGTCCTCCCATGCTTTTCTATATGAAGACTTGCGGTCAGTACTGGAGTATCTCGAGTCAGAGTTTGAGTCTTGCCATGACTGTCTGTCTGATTCAGAATTTGATTCTGATTGAACCGAGTCTCTCGAAGACCTTCTAGAGGAATATGAAGGTCTACTGCTACGTTCGTATTTCTGCGAATCAGAAGAAATGATTTCCTGCCAGGGTTTTCTGTGAGAGTTGGAGACTCTCGTCTCCGAACTTGAGCTAGACTCGGAACTGGAGTCCTCCTCCCAAGCGGGAGCGAGGGAGGGTTTCATGTCCCTCAGCGCACTGTTCAACTTGTTCGTGGCAAACTCAGGTTGGCTCTGGCTCCGCGACAGAGTGATAAAGGCAGAGGAACGAGTTTTAGCCGTGCCACTGAGAAATCTCGAACCTTCGTCTTTGTCCTTCTCCATCGCCATCTGCTCCTTCTGTAGCGCCGCCATTCTCTCCCGCCGAGACTGCCGGGACCCAGAACCCTGTCCATTGGTCAAGGCTGGAACAAAAATAACTTTGGTGTAagtgtacagtacaggtagtcAGGAAATACCAGGAGTTAGTACAGCAGCTTTTCTGATGAGAAACACCCACGCCACACACCTGCAAACTTGAGGTAAGGTTAGAAGGTCTACAAACAATGGACCCTGAACATTTGGAAAGACATCTGACCAAAAATCTCTGTATCAAAATCTAAGAGAAAATAATCACAATATAAAGGGAAACATACCCTTCTGATTGACATGTGAAATATCATTAGTCAGTCAATGGAATATTATTTTCCAAATTCTCAGTGTACCTTCCAAATATCAAATGTCCAATTATGTTTATAAGAAGGTCAGTTATCTTCTGGTAAAATGTCACAAGTACATGCAGGTAAATTGGTCAATCCCATATGGAAAAGCATGTAATAAAAACACACTGGAAGTAAATCCAGTATCCATGTCAACTAAGTTGCCATGCAGCACTGCAACTGTTGAAGACACACCACACGGCATTTCCTGTCAGAACTACAGGTAAGAAAATATCGTCTGAGAAGCTGTCAATCATTCACACTCCACATGGAGGGGAACCTTACAAGACTCTTCCTCAGCCTCTTTACGTTTCTGCTTGAGGGATTCTAGTCTAGAGAGTTTCCTAGGTCTCTTAATCGTCAATGCTGGGGAGTTGATGAGGTTGTGGACAGAAGAAAGCAACGaaaaaggacagaagagacacaGAAAAGGGGAAGAGCATTTAAAGCATGGGTTAATATGTGCAGGATTGTGGATAGCAGTTTTACAATGTCAATGGTGTAACTAGATGTTAGGAGACTGGAAGGAAAGCTTGGGTTGCCAGAAAAAGATGTCCAGTCTGGTCAACAGAAAAACCTGTCCAGAAAAGACGGGACGGACGGGTTTTTCCGCTGCCTGGACTGGACAGCTTTTTCCCATCCAGTTTACACACAGTTTACAATTGGGGAATGATCATGGTTTTCTAGCTTAAGGATTGAGAACATAATGTTGGTTTGTAGACAAGCAAAGAATAAAGTTTACGATGCCATGTTGATAACGTTTGGACATCATTAAGCAAACATTTGAGAAATGAAAGAATACAgcatgaaaatgaaagaaaatgtgcAAAGGAAGAATGAAGGAAGAAAGCAGGGAAGTCACCATTTAATAAAGCAGCTTCTACATCATCTGATACAGATTCTGGTTTTTGGTCTTCAGGTTCGAAAACTTCATCGGGCTCAGGCGCTGTGGATTAGTTAGGAAGGGACATAAGAAGGATTGCTAACTGAAGCCAGTTGTACAAAGTAAACAGTTATGGTCCATATGTACTTGTGAATGTAAATACAGTGTATAGATGTACATGCATAAAGAGCAAGACTACACTGGACAAGACAAATATGTCAAGTCTTGACAGAATGACAATcatgaaaaatacaacacacaGCACACTTTTGCTTCCTTTCTATAACTGTTCACTCCAGGCGTACGAAAATTATCCTAATCAtacttattacatgtacatgctgtatGAAGCTTAAGAAACATAGATTACCCATGATTATAGGAAATAAAGTTACCCATTGGCGACTTTGTCTCAGTCAGTATAGCATAAAACTATTATTATGAAACATGATGAAACATTATGGCACAGATTAGAGAAAAGTAACCTACACGTACTGACCACACAATACATTCAAGCAAGTACAGTGGAAAACCTTAACCCGAATGCATACAGTGCTACACTTGAAGCATTTTTAAGAGCTTACATTTGGATTCGGTCTGTTCCGAGAGTCTCTCGGTAGTTCTTTCAACACGGTACAACCCCGGAGGTGGGGAGACTGGTGCACAGTTCAGAACACACACAGGGGGACAAGgatgagaaagaaagagaagatacaaaacacaagaaacagaaCATTAGAAACAAAGTAAACATTGACAGTCATAGTCTTCTTTGACTATGTGATTAGTGTTCATACCCTTTGACATTGATTTTACTACTACTTCAACAACACAGAGTAATTAGACTTAACAAAACATCAGGTACCCCCTCAGACATAAGTAATTGGTACAAACTACCTCCCATGCCATCAATGTAACTGATGAGTTAGACAAAAAACAATTATGTTTGAGTCCAATGCAACTTCTGACACATTAGAATGGCTGTATTGATGTAGAATACAAAAACAGTTGCGTACTACATGGTTCCTTTTTACTTTTGATCCATAAACTACCCCTTCCCCATCTGTTTCCTAGTTGTTATGCAGCTAGAAGGTTTTGTAAGTgaaatttctttaaaaagcTGATTTCTTCCTATAAACAGAGGCCCAATGGCAGATGATCCAGATTATGGGGTTGGCTGTTGCTATGCATTTGAGAAATCATATAACACACCTTCAAGCCATGGATTATTTGAAGCTAAGCAAAGGACGAGTGGATGCCATAAAGTGCCATTGGCTTGAATTGTAGCACATGTTAAGGTTAAAATTAATGGAATGCAAAGCTGAAGCTTACTCTCGTCATCAACTACTTGTGGTAAAGGCGGAAGCTCGTCCAGAATGATAGTTGGACAATCAATAGTGATTGGCTCATCAGGAATGATTGGCGGAAGCTCGTCAGGTGTGACAGGTGAAGGTTCATTATCAGACATAGGCGGAGATTCATCAACAGAAATAGGTGGAGATTCATCAACAGAACTAGGTGGAGACTCATCAACAGAACTAGCTGGAGACTCGTCAGTGTTATCAGAAGGAAGCTCATCAGGAATGACAGGCGAAGCTTCACCAGGGGTGACAGGAGGTGTGTCAGATGTGGAATGGATAGCTGGTGTGAGAACAACATGTTAGAGGCAGGAGAAGCTGAGGCTATTCAATGTACAGTAATCACAAATAAAGCAGAGATAGATAGAGAAAGTTATGTATTGAATAATGTATTGCACCCAGCTACAATGTATTTACATGAAGTTTACTAAGGAGGCATTGGTATCATATGCTATTGCAAGGTTTTACCACACTTCAAGTACTAGTCAACTTTTTCACCAATTAGTCGGAATTTCTATCTAAAGATCCCAATTTCAGAAGATAAAACAGGTGACTTCAAAAACACCACTCAAAAGAAATGTTAAAAGTTCCAGTGAAATTCTAGTACCATTTCATATAACATTTCATGCTACAAAAACAAACGTTATGAACAGGATTAAATCAATAAAACGGTAACGGATGCAACAGGACGTCATGGATCACACGGTAATGAACCAAGATGGAAGCTCACATTCTGTGTCATGATTGTCAGGGGATGGGAACACAAGCTCATCGCTTGTGTCTTGTGGTGAGGATGGTTCAGATGGCTGGAGATCAGCTGGAAGAATGGAGAGGAGCCAAACGCACATGACTACAAgttaacctccaagcagacgcTGGGAGGAAAGTGCTATTTTTGGACCTGCCCATTTTTGATGGAGACGTAGGCACCAGCAATGCAATTATGAAACAATCCATTCTTtccttccaacatctgcttggaggttactAAAAGCAAACCATTGTGGCACAAAGTGGCAAGATGAACAAGAACACATGAAGGGTACCACAATGAAAAAGCACACATTGCTTAACACTacagctactacatgtacagtgtaggtcTTGTATGTGATAACAACATTCTAGAAGCACACTAAAAAGCCAAAGTATGCATGAAGAGTACAGTCACAAAGAGAATGCATAGTATAACATCGCAGAAAAAAGTCACAATAAAATGAAACTAAAAATGAATTATGTAGAATAAACACACATAgagatgtacatgattgtacagacAGCAAAGAGAGAAAGATCACACAAAACAAGAGAAAAATTGCACATAAAAATAAAGTTGAATAAGCATGCATAGATGCAGGCAGAAAAGAATGCGACAAAGCAGAGGCTTACACTCATCgatgtgcagtgttctgagTTTGTCTTGTGTTGATTCCTCATCTTCGTTTTCTATTGACAAGTCCTCATCACACTCCTGACCTTCCTCtacttcctcctcctcctcctcctctgcaTCTTCATCCTCATCACCATTTACCAACTCATCCTCATACTCAGCTTCCTGTTCCGTCTCTAGCTCTGTGTCTTCCTCTGACTGAGGCATGTTTGCCACTGTGGCCAGAGACAgcacaagacaacaaaatatttttgccgAGTCCTTTTTTCTTGGTTCATTATTACCTTGGGACAACAAAAGTCCACAAGACCCATGCATCACAAGGAATACCGATGGtataaaacaaattcaaatcATATCTCTGCCTCATGATGACAAAAGAGGCATTTGACCATCATTTGCAAAGGAAAAGACAAATGTAAAAGATGCCCATTGGTGATAAGGTACATATACCGTGGCACTTACTAACAGGCAAGGTTATGATACTTTAGGTATGATGCACTACATGTGTCATGTCTGTTGGAAAGCATGCCTAagagaaatgactatagacagacaaatttcataattttgatGAGAACTGATGAAATGCTGGGCACACAAGAACTAAGTATATTTGTTATCCGTGGTAGGGTAAGATTTAGTTTATTACTATTTGGTCGCAAAAGCAGTCGTAATCAACAGTGCATCAAAATGTAAGCTCGGAGGCAAGCCACTTTGTTTGGTGAATCAAGGCTGTCAACAAGGAACCACTGCAGCTATTTTTGCCTTCCTCTGATAAGACGTTAAGATCACAGATGTGACAACAGCTAGGCAGGCTTGCATGCCATCATGTCTGCCTGTATGGACAAATCTCTGACCCATGGTCACTGACTCTGCAAATCTCTGAATCATGGACAAACACTGCAATATCAGGCTGTTAGTGCATAGTCAGTGTCCAAGGCTAtagaaaaatgcaaatatggacTAAGAATATGGAGAAAGACAGAGCATTTTCAAGCTAGGAAGATTTGGTGTCAACAGAATAATATCAATGATATTGTAAGGCATATTTGCCcaacagaaaatgataatgtTTGAAGCAATAGAGGTTTTCATTGGCATTGTAATAAccataatttgaatcctcctgTGACCAAATTTTTGGGTAATTGGATTAACAGATTGAAGCATCATGTTGGCATGTTTACCAAACAATGAAACACGCACTGTAATCCAACATTGCATAAATGATGTCATATGAAAAGCTTGCATTGAAGGATTCTTCTTGTGGTGTAAGACTTAGTCTTCTAATTTTGATGATGAAAGTAGCCATATCTTTTGACAATTACATCATGATACTTTAGAATAATTTTCCTCACAAGGGCCATCTTTGCTCTTTGAGCTTAAGCTCCAGGGACTTTCTCCTTATCTCAGTTCTTAAGGGCTAAGACAGATTGAGGGACAGATTGAGCCTCTAGATGATTTTTAAGCTTACGAGTGTCAGGCTTGTCGTGTGGCTCGGTTAAAGCAGCTTCAGGCAGTGGAATGTCGTTAGGCTCGGTAGGTGGAGGAGCTAGAGACAAAAGTAAGCAACTATAGAGGACGTCTGAGAAAATAACTGACGGAAAGTGAGAAAGTACTATCCTAATGGtctggttacatgtacatgacctaTATGTACCAAATTATTGAAATCTACCTACAAACAGGACACTCAGATGTACTGTACACTAAGTGTAAGATATAGACTACGGGTATTAGATTGAAATAGAAGGTGACTAAACTGGTATTCAAAAGCCatgcaatatacattgtacatataccaGCTGCCCTGTCTAATTTGGCATactctttctcttcttctttttctcaagaaagcccctgtcacacttCAGGACCTTTCCAAGACTTTGCTCCCAACCACTCCCAAACAAAGTTCAGCACTGGGTTGGAAGTTAcctggaatccatcctattctagctccagttCACTCTTCTGATCACATTCAAGCAGAATATGACTTTGAAAAAGTACTTACTACAGGCTAGCATGACTTTTGTACAGTAGAAGACAACCTCACCAACCAACTCCAAACCATCAACTAACTCTCaaaaccatggtctggagaaggttgggaggccatggttggctgTGTGTGACTGGGGTCTGATTTGACCCATGTTACAATGCTGACACCAAATTACCGTCTATAGACAGAGCAGCCACTGAAAAATGCCCAAGCCATGCTGATCAACGTCATATGCATGACTTTTCTCACAATCGCGGGACCAATCCTCAAAGACTGGGAATTCTCCTCCCATCATCAggtctgtgtgtgtatacagAACAATGATGTGAACACAGACAGGGGGACAGGGATGGAGAAATGTGTTACGTGTCCACACAATTGTCTGTGTTCATCAATGTTACAATcccttacatgtatatcaaaaacCTAGACAGTGTAGTCACATAAAACCATGAGTTAGGTAACTGTGCATTGTAGGTATTGAGAATTAGATATACAAGTTAGTATACAATGAATTGCTTAACATGACAACCATACATGTCTGAGAAAACAATGATGCAATGGAGAATTAAAccaccaaatacatgtatcaaaccatgctttttttaaagactACACAATGAATTCAAATGAAAATCCATGCTTGATAAGagaaaaacacaacagaaactGACCACCTTGAACTTAACAATGCTTGTTTGAGAAAACATGATGTAATGAACatgtgtatacatttgtaccttccGCATACAAAGCCATGCTTTTTTGACATTACCGATAAAAAGTGACTGCTTATCAAAGTTAATGAATGATgtttttttgtaaacatttcaCCAACCTTCACCTAGCAAATTTGCTTCTCAGTTCcaccatgcatacatttatCTATCCTTGGTAGACAATGCTTATGACAGAAGCTCACAGTGGAGAATGTAATCTCTCCTTTGCTCCACCATATATGGTTATAAATGCTACAAACATGCTATAGAAAGTGACTGCTGAAGTATACAAGCCATATCTCTAGGTAAGTATAAGGTCAGaataaaaaacacacaatacaATGAACTATACATTTTTGAAGACGACATCTACGATAATAGTCAACCATTTTTCCACCCATCGGCATGCAAAACTGTTCACCAACACCCAGCTACTGTGATTCCTAGAGCAGAAACTAGACTAAGGATGCAGGGAGCAAATGAATAGATTAGATGCTTACAGAGTTCCCGTCTCTCTTCTTCTCTCTTTTGTCTCTCGAGTTCAGCAACTGATGAAGAGAGTGATAAAGGCACCAAACTATAAATACTGGAACTCATAAccacaaacaaaaataatacatCAAATAGTCACTGCAAAAGTTTTCATCATGATAGTCCTGATTGTACGTTCATGACATAAATACACTTGGTCCAGCACTTTCAAACACAGGCACTATAGATGGTCATTCCTGGTCTTGCaagtataaaatgtatattgtagTTAGTAAACAGCAAGCTTCTATAAtcataataaacaaaaaaaactacatgCTACATGTCAACTCTAACATCATGCTCATCTCTTCACTACATTCACCAACCCTATCCCttttaaaagaaaatcatgcTCAATGTAAGAATAAATTAGTAAAGCTTTAAATCATAGGAACcttttctttcctcttcttctagCTTTTTAGCATATTCTAATTGCTTGGCAACATCGTCTCTCCATGAATGGCTTTGTCGTTGGTAGGAACCTGAAATTAGAACAAccttaagtacatgtaccaaccaCAATTAAAAATACCAACCTTAAATTAATGTCAACTAGACCCTGCTATGAGAAGCTCGAGAATATGAGAATATTGACATTATGACATTATGactgtgcatgtacatgtacatgtacattgtaagtaaACTGTGCATAAATGCCAATacaatgatgtacattgtacttttttgaggtagatagatacatgtacatgtacatgaaaatcaGTTCTGTAACTAAAAAAGCATAAGTCTTAGAATGACACAGTATGATTGAAGTACAATGAGATTACAACAGAGAGTGATAAAAAAGTCAGAAAACAAGAAGGAAAGTGACACCTTTTGctgcttcttcttttcttttttgctgTATTTCTTCGGCCTTTTTCCAGAAGTCTGGGTCAGCTGTTGTACAAGTTCACAAAGTTTAAAAGAGGGCAACACGTGGAAAAAACATAGAATagaaaagcaaagaaagcagcatCTACAAAAACAGAACATCTCTGCTATTCTAGAGATTCTACAATTACATAGAGGGCTTAACATGCATGACACTGTTGGAGAacaaaaaaaggccccaaaaACTACTGTAACAAACTGGAGCCTAACAAATAATCCGCAATTATGGTAGTAAGTATATAATATCTTGACTGTGGTAACATTGCAGATTTATACGTAGAGTAGTTGTAGAATGCAACAGAAGTAGAGAAAGATCTCTTACATCTAACCAGTTCTGTCTCCTCCAAATATCTCTCTTTCCATCTTTTCCTGGCCTCTTCTGCATACATCTCTTTCACTGGGGAAACAAGTTTGGGGTTTAGCTAGAAAATTTCTCAGTGGTTAGTGatgaaatgtcattgaaaaatGAATGACGTTGTCAATGGCTGCAGCGGATGATGGCACTGTGGAATGGAAGGTGTTAGCAACCTGTGGGATGAAGAAAATGCCGGGTGGTTTTAGTGATGAAAAATGCAGCTTAAACGATTAGGTGCTTTACTGTGAGTTATGGGCGCATATCCAGATTCGCAAAAATCAAAACACAATACCGTATAGGTACTGCAATGGTTGTGTGATAAGCATATGAAGAATGGTGACactgcaatgtacatgttacatgaaACTT includes:
- the LOC118418691 gene encoding FH1/FH2 domain-containing protein 3-like isoform X18, producing MIGRGSDGRTTRMGGQTKAPGGDRRAPSGQTRLPPVRDIDVLLGFSASEQDLNPDQGGEQDPELESKRDSGYIEDCALQISHNGTYLDLDSTLDEQREYLEGFEDSRKNSMILRTQLSVRVHACIEKLLNSSGRELRRALFSLKQIFQDDKDLVHEFVNSEGLTCLIKVGAEADQNYQNYILRALGQVMLYVDGMNGVINHNETIQWLYSLISSKFRLVVKTTLKLLLVFVEYTENNALLLVQAVDAVDNDRGHKPWSNIMDVLNERDAVDTELLVYAMTLVNKTLNAVPDQDTFYDVTDSLEEQGLEKIIQRHLTKKGSDLDLVEQMKIYETALKFEDGEENIPESSQNTLRKTRRTISQTISDEARQSLRKSRRHSLNAGDSSPSPGGKGRSETKGRTETDGETRRSRYSADSETSDDGGDRKSRYSSGVTRQPRESTIAEAPKQNGLSGSTESGKRRSWRDRVYGGQEDTSSNTNSSGYNRGYRSWREELSKFDHILGTTYGISANRHSRYKTQTDSDSDSLRKDKDTNEEKQKEEKETETPVKRGTFYEIMKSIEDQKKQEQEPKKTPEELEEERKAAEEQRLKEMYAEEARKRWKERYLEETELVRSDPDFWKKAEEIQQKRKEEAAKGSYQRQSHSWRDDVAKQLEYAKKLEEEERKVAELERQKREEERRELYLMMGGEFPVFEDWSRDSPPPTEPNDIPLPEAALTEPHDKPDTLANMPQSEEDTELETEQEAEYEDELVNGDEDEDAEEEEEEEVEEGQECDEDLSIENEDEESTQDKLRTLHIDESDLQPSEPSSPQDTSDELVFPSPDNHDTEFSPPPGLYRVERTTERLSEQTESKSLTIKRPRKLSRLESLKQKRKEAEEESSLTNGQGSGSRQSRRERMAALQKEQMAMEKDKDEGSRFLSGTAKTRSSAFITLSRSQSQPEFATNKLNSALRDMKPSLAPAWEEDSSSESSSSSETRVSNSHRKPWQEIISSDSQKYERSSRPSYSSRRSSRDSVQSESNSESDRQSWQDSNSDSRYSSTDRKSSYRKAWEDRDSDSTKSGSSFRHSVSDSVLSRNSNNNRSSSMNGPECGNKDSSQPKHVYTNHQNEHANRRVVSKAVFVNGDDRKSNGPVVAKPVYLNEEGEGMNGHVESDIPPPYVPSNRSKLTNGSVESARRSYNDFRDGMNGEGLVRSHRGSMDRYHDTTRGLSGSTSTDCMADGTPRSSEVVDNRSSSPLLHASGEHGAPGGRTFAVSRRRDERTESVSDEPVTPTSPDMGPVSPSAQSGGLTSNKRWMLAMFYAQNREGKMGDEDEDSDESKDESKEAKEKRRLSIETSETISSRMEKVQQKQKEDVSSPTEKKQPEIASKGKVAAVAEKLKSGAILDEDKIVNGLQAMKVEEKKEEKKPPPPPKSEQDQLWENLMNTDRELVIKDMDFRDLIGDDDMDVLSPFHGMETSTDGYPPRPPPNLFGGPPPPPCVFPGGVPPPPPPPGIPGAPPPPPPPGGPPPPPGAPPPPPPPKAPGSSHLGPAPKNSAIPVKKKKTVRLFWKEVNHYVPPTVANATKGSLWDTLRGVKFQLDTDKLEHLFESRTKEQTPKKVGEGKGKNEVIVLDAKRSNQINIGLTNLPPPRTIKQAILNMDSVAMNREGIEMILKMIPSDEEKTKIQEAQMQNPDTPLGAAEQFLLTLSSISELTARLNFWAFKLDYETMEQEVAEPLMDLKEAMEQLKNNKTLRYILATLLAIGNFLNGAQCKGFQLDYLAKVPEVKDTVHKQSLLYHLCTMVMEKFPESTDLYSEIGAVTRSSKVDFSLLTLNLAKMEKQCRSSWDNLKAIAKHNMASPMKNRLTEFLKDCTERIAILKIVHRRVINRFNKLLIFTGMTPQAIKDTNINQFCKTISEFALEYRTTRERVLQQQKKKANQRERNKTRGKMITDEFGRRFPEAHADLSEMMTKNFAGKSKKEKKEEEEANALKAVLKHGAMNGEVNLNTSMEPRVRTRGKSTGDAKNSTKEPNFVKKMFSGGRSSASSRAKDADPDDNTEEIMERLVKTATNPGTRLIPRERKRARQVNRKSLRRTLKSGLSEQESKALGISGKSNPVNI